A window of the Cannabis sativa cultivar Pink pepper isolate KNU-18-1 chromosome X, ASM2916894v1, whole genome shotgun sequence genome harbors these coding sequences:
- the LOC133032787 gene encoding uncharacterized protein LOC133032787, with translation MDKEWMKRNRLSKEYEEGVEYFMEFARKNGDDPNMIPCPCMMCRNFKKLSGVDVRVHLYKCGIDSSYKNWIRHEENFAERPDEFVRLIEESEKPIYPESKVTKMSFLIRMYNLKARNGWSDNGFSQILSYMCEIFPEGNNIPSSTYEAKKILRSLGMEYEKIHACPNDCILFRNEFADASNCPVCKYSRWKLNDNGKELKIGTPAKLLWYIPPIPRFKRLFCNPEHSKSLVWHDEERIKDGKLRHPVDSPSWKKIDDMYPKLVLDPRNLRLGLSADGINPHSSMSSN, from the exons ATGGATAAAGAATGGATGAAAAGAAATAGATTGTCTAAGGAATATGAAGAGGGTGTTGAGTATTTCATGGAATTTGCCAGAAAAAATGGCGACGACCCTAATATGATACCTTGCCCATGTATGATGtgtcgaaattttaaaaagttaagTGGTGTAGACGTAAGAGTACACCTTTACAAATGTGGTATAGATTCGTCATACAAAAATTGGATTCGGCATG AAGAAAATTTTGCGGAACGCCCAGATGAATTTGTAAGATTGATTGAGGAGTCCGAAAAGCCAATTTATCCCGAGTCTAAGGTTACAAAAATGTCATTCTTGATTAGGATGTATAATTTAAAGGCTAGAAATGGATGGAGTGACAATGGGTTTTCTCAAATACTTTCTTACATGTGTGAGATTTTTCCTGAAGGTAACAATATCCCTAGTAGTACTTATGAGGCGAAGAAGATATTGCGATCACTGGGCATGGAGTATGAAAAGATACATGCATGCCCAAATGATTGCATTTTGTTTAGGAATGAGTTTGCTGATGCTAGTAATTGCCCTGTGTGTAAGTACTCTCGATGGAAGTTGAATGATAATGGGAAAGAGCTTAAAATTGGCACTCCTGCAAAATTGTTGTGGTATATTCCCCCGATCCCTAGGTTTAAGCGATTATTTTGCAATCCAGAACATTCAAAGAGTCTTGTATGGCATGACGAAGAGAGAATTAAGGATGGAAAATTGCGTCATCCAGTGGATTCTCCATCTTGGAAGAAAATTGACGATATGTATCCAAAATTAGTTTTGGATCCTAGAAATCTTCGTCTTGGTCTTTCTGCAGATGGAATTAATCCTCATAGTTCAATGAGTAGCAATTAA